In Mercenaria mercenaria strain notata chromosome 15, MADL_Memer_1, whole genome shotgun sequence, a single genomic region encodes these proteins:
- the LOC123534648 gene encoding uncharacterized protein LOC123534648 encodes MESKFGSLTIPQLKAELKKRGARLSGRKNELVERLVSYERNQNFGNVETLEPEYNMTLPDPTKYADVNSDSKFPKTELDSVHKYLAQHEKTLDNRIQRLYNEQFLRYFRMSPGQDVVYIKSSCHAEMKKGVCYTVDIELNSGGSVIEAQCECAAGMGPHAHCKHVCTVLYGAVMFSQKKTVKTEETCTQKLQSFHKCKKYLGSPLKADTLDMPGAAELTNIDFDPRPEQFRNSVSYQDHFRNACLNFPGISKMPIFQTFEPANTKAVALDHDYLKLSPEENFLQKIFVTKISDETVIDIEKKTMGQSVNKLWKEERTKRLPSSMFGKICKSTDRTDKDKLARSLVDTREIKAAALEHGRKHETIAITRFMEDTGNTVHSCGLVVSKQFPFLASSPDGIINAKHIVEAKCPYSARDKDITPVTVPYLSCYDRGQYSLNMNHNYYYQIQGQLLCTGAKKCSLIICSADNLKIRDIKYFDIERNDTFISEMVGQLKTFFESHFKMVLLEKHFYKPYID; translated from the exons atggaatctaAGTTCGGATCACTTACAATTCCACAACTGAAGGCAGAATTGAAAAAAAGGGGTGCTAGACTTTCTGGACGTAAGAATGAATTGGTTGAAAG ATTAGTGTCTTACGAGAGAAATCAAAACTTTGGAAATGTAGAGACTTTAGAGCCTGAATACAACATGACATTACCAGATCCCACAAAATATGCGGATGTCAACTCGGATTCAAAATTTCCGAAAACAGAACTAGACAGTGTGCATAAGTATCTGGCACAGCATGAGAAAACCCTGGATAATCGTATTCAAAGACTATACAATGAGCAGTTTTTGAGATATTTCCGTATGTCACCAGGACAGGATGTTGTATATATTAAATCAAGTTGTCATGCAGAGATGAAGAAAGGTGTGTGTTATACTGTAGATATTGAACTTAACTCTGGGGGGTCAGTTATTGAGGCACAGTGTGAATGTGCTGCTGGTATGGGGCCACATGCTCACTGCAAACATGTGTGCACAGTACTTTATGGTGCAGTAATGTTCTCCCAGAAAAAGACAGTAAAAACGGAAGAAACATGCacccaaaaattgcaaagttttcataagtgtaaaaaatatttagGTAGTCCATTAAAGGCTGATACACTTGATATGCCTGGTGCAGCTGAATTAACAAACATTGACTTTGACCCAAGACCAGAGCAGTTTAGAAATTCTGTTAGCTATCAAGACCATTTCAGAAATGCATGCTTGAATTTCCCTGGCATATCCAAAATgccaatatttcaaacttttgaacCAGCAAACACTAAAGCTGTTGCATTAGATCATGACTATTTAAAACTTTCGCCAGAAGAGAATTTCCTTCAGAAAATTTTCGTTACCAAAATCAGTGATGAAACGGTTATTgatatcgaaaaaaaaacaatgggccAGAGCGTGAATAAATTATGGAAAGAGGAACGTACAAAGCGCCTACCATCCTCGATGTTTGGTAAAATTTGCAAGTCTACTGACCGGACTGATAAAGATAAACTAGCCAGATCTTTAGTTGATACAAGAGAAATTAAAGCGGCCGCCTTGGAACATGGACGCAAACATGAAACAATCGCTATAACAAGATTTATGGAAGACACCGGCAACACTGTGCATTCCTGTGGTTTAGTGGTCTCGAAACAATTTCCATTTTTAGCATCTTCACCGGATGGTATTATTAATGCAAAGCATATTGTTGAAGCAAAATGTCCTTATTCTGCAAGAGACAAAGATATCACTCCTGTCACAGTGCCTTATTTAAGTTGTTACGACCGTGGACAATACTCTCTTAATATGAATCATAATTACTATTATCAAATCCAAGGCCAGCTATTGTGCACTGGAGCTAAAAAATGTTCACTGATTATCTGTTCAGCAGATAACCTGAAGATTAGGGacatcaaatattttgatattgaaagaAATGACACTTTCATATCAGAAATGGTTGGCCAGTTAAAAACTTTCTTTGAAAGCCATTTCAAAATGGTCCTGctggaaaaacatttttacaagccATATATAGACTAA
- the LOC123534647 gene encoding THAP domain-containing protein 6-like has product MPKTCCSVPGCHERGGHEYPSDPIRRAKWVQAVRRLDENTMKMWTPTKSSVVCKKHFTSDDYIKETIFGLKPGYERLLATAVPSIFPWTTAEGETAKNRKERALNRDYRKSELDRSCKEDLE; this is encoded by the exons ATGCCGAAAACTTGTTGTTCCGTACCGGGTTGTCATGAAAGGGGAGGACATGAATACCCGAGTGATCCTATAAGAAGGGCGAAATGGGTACAGGCCGTTCGACGACTTGATGAAAACACAATGAAAATGTGGACGCCAACAAAATCGTCCGTCGTATGCAAGAAACACTTTACATCGGATGACTACATAAAGGAGACTATTTTTG gaTTGAAACCTGGATATGAACGGCTTCTGGCAACAGCAGTACCTAGTATTTTTCCTTGGACAACAGCGGAAGGGGAGACAGCAAAAAATAGGAAAGAAAGAGCTTTGAACAGAGATTATAGAAAAAGTGAATTAGATAGGTCTTGTAAAGAAGACTTGGAGTGA
- the LOC123556401 gene encoding uncharacterized protein LOC123556401, protein MATQISTLDEGLKCECKPCLRDGKNVGAKIYCHECEEGLCMDCNTYHKKIKSSLNHNVCDIETKSKEIEAGQLLRQLTRCPDHKHEEVKYLCNDHDVLCCNECAIVNHRKCENLVCLNEESSNVSTDDGISAEKKLEELENSIDILSEGERKKYDGIKETNTEIQRELNDFKTKIENACKKLETTVLQDVKERCNCVLETSSANASKISHLKSKVSLLKQTAEAVRSNASTKCQILFERKLGNELHELEEQMLSLSDNSLTCKIRLVELKPVNDIIESISNCLQVKENSSEFNSQESPASQIQAHEGNSSFRQRNATLEKELDYDSYGCPKYCTWAGKYIIVALQDQLELLQFDAEKMTFLSTYKCLSYPCSMTRINDTTIAVSLPEVQSIIVMNVLPRQLELKTKISSKFAYHAISYNESVRHLICLSQTAGAIDFMDVDGHQKFAVPVTKNEVPKLQSAHAVAFDQQTERIYVSSTDWDTVIALDKSGTIFKELTNGENVNLRGPLDVVLDSENNVYVFGRGGNPILQCDKDLNVIREIMHTESKLEYAYSMSFNKDMSKFVISEQHGLGSLYLKVYSFK, encoded by the coding sequence ATGGCGACTCAAATAAGTACACTTGACGAAGGTTTAAAATGTGAATGCAAACCTTGTCTAAGGGACGGGAAAAATGTGGGTGCTAAAATATACTGTCATGAATGTGAAGAAGGTCTATGCATGGACTGTAATACATACCACAAGAAAATAAAGTCGTCTTTGAATCATAACGTGTGTGATATTGAAACTAAGTCAAAAGAGATCGAAGCTGGACAGCTGTTGAGACAACTTACAAGATGCCCTGATCATAAACACGAAGAGGTAAAATATCTATGTAACGATCACGATGTATTATGTTGCAACGAATGCGCCATTGTAAATCATCGAAAGTGTGAGAATCTGGTTTGTTTAAATGAAGAAAGTTCAAATGTGTCTACAGATGATGGAATAAGTGCAGAAAAGAAATTGGAAGAATTAGAGAACAGTATCGATATACTGTCAGAAGGAGAACGCAAAAAGTATGACGGTATCAAAGAAACCAATACTGAAATACAAAGAGAACTGAACGATTTCAAAACTAAAATTGAGAACGCTTGTAAAAAATTGGAAACTACGGTATTACAGGATGTGAAGGAAAGATGCAATTGTGTCCTGGAAACAAGTTCTGCGAATGCCAGTAAGATATCGCATCTGAAAAGCAAAGTATCTCTGCTGAAACAAACAGCAGAAGCAGTTAGAAGTAATGCTTCGACAAAGTGTCAAATTCTCTTTGAAAGAAAACTTGGAAATGAATTGCATGAACTGGAAGAACAGATGCTTTCCCTTAGCGACAACTCTCTAACTTGTAAAATCCGGCTTGTTGAATTAAAGCCTGTGAACGATATTATTGAATCGATCAGTAACTGCCTACAAGTCAAAGAAAACTCCTCAGAGTTTAATTCGCAAGAGTCGCCGGCAAGCCAAATACAAGCTCACGAAGGTAATAGTAGCTTTCGACAAAGAAATGCTACACTAGAAAAGGAACTTGATTATGATAGTTACGGGTGTCCCAAGTACTGTACATGGGCGGGGAAGTACATTATCGTTGCCTTACAAGACCAATTAGAGCTATTGCAGTTTGATGCAGAAAAGATGACGTTTCTATCGACTTACAAATGCCTTTCTTATCCTTGTTCAATGACAAGGATAAATGATACAACTATTGCTGTTTCGTTGCCAGAGGTACAATCCATTATCGTCATGAATGTTTTGCCAAGACAACTGGAATTGAAGACCAAAATAAGTTCAAAATTTGCTTACCATGCTATTTCATACAACGAATCCGTTCGACATCTCATTTGCTTGTCTCAGACAGCAGGTGCTATTGATTTCATGGACGTTGATGGTCATCAGAAATTTGCTGTTCCTGTGACAAAGAACGAAGTTCCTAAACTACAATCCGCACATGCAGTAGCATTTGACCAACAGACGGAAAGGATCTATGTGTCAAGTACCGACTGGGACACAGTGATTGCACTTGATAAAAGTGGCACCATATTTAAAGAACTTACAAATGGGGAGAATGTTAATctcagaggaccactagatgtaGTTCTTGACTCTGAGAATAATGTATACGTCTTTGGTCGTGGAGGGAACCCTATTTTGCAGTGCGACAAAGATTTGAACGTTATAAGAGAAATAATGCATACGGAGAGTAAACTAGAATACGCGTACAGTATGAGTTTCAACAAAGACATGTCAAAATTTGTCATATCGGAACAACACGGGTTAGGAAGCCTATATCTTAAAGTGTACAGTTTCAAATGA